A genomic window from Flavobacterium hankyongi includes:
- a CDS encoding nucleoside triphosphate pyrophosphohydrolase family protein, with product MQKQLNAVKEFHNAFGLGVQELPTGDLGENKNMLRFNLMKEENEEYLEAVQNNDIVEIADALGDMLYILCGTILEHGLQHKIEEVFDEIQRSNMSKLGEDGKPIYREDGKVMKGPNYFKPNFEEILG from the coding sequence ATGCAAAAACAACTTAATGCTGTAAAAGAGTTTCATAACGCTTTTGGATTGGGAGTACAGGAATTACCAACAGGTGATTTGGGAGAAAACAAAAATATGCTTCGTTTTAATTTGATGAAAGAAGAAAATGAAGAATATCTTGAAGCAGTTCAGAATAATGATATCGTAGAAATTGCAGATGCATTAGGAGATATGCTTTATATTTTATGCGGAACTATCTTAGAGCATGGATTACAACATAAAATTGAAGAAGTTTTCGATGAAATTCAGCGTAGTAATATGAGTAAATTAGGAGAAGATGGAAAACCTATTTATCGTGAAGATGGAAAGGTAATGAAAGGGCCAAATTATTTTAAACCTAATTTTGAAGAAATATTGGGATAG